One window of Gloeothece citriformis PCC 7424 genomic DNA carries:
- a CDS encoding NAD(P)/FAD-dependent oxidoreductase: MLRCLIIGGGAAGFFAAITCAVTHPHTQVILIEAGRNPLTKVKISGGGRCNVTHHCFDPAQLVQFYPRGGKVLRGCFTRFQPKDTVAWFESHGVKLKTESDGRMFPITDDSQTIIDCLMKVARDADVILRTGTPVKSVRREEGYFEVTLKTNEVIPCDRVLIATGSNPSGYRWAKELGHTIETPVPSLFTFNIRDSRLKDLAGVSVDNVSLRLSHSGKIKLEQNGALLITHWGISGPGVLKLSAWGARILQENRYQMPLIINWLPEYNSESLRQEVLKTKEQYSKRKIYRFCPFNLPKRLWQRLLSLTGINEDSPWADLSKKALNQLVQELNQGVYQIEGKGVFKEEFVTCGGVRLKEVDFKTMESKVCPGLFFAGEVLDIDGVTGGFNFQSAWTTAWLAGQNMGKLIS; encoded by the coding sequence ATTTTGCGTTGTCTAATTATTGGTGGTGGGGCGGCTGGTTTTTTTGCTGCCATTACTTGTGCGGTTACTCATCCTCATACTCAAGTTATTCTTATTGAGGCAGGACGTAACCCATTAACGAAAGTTAAAATCTCTGGCGGTGGGAGATGTAATGTCACTCATCACTGTTTTGATCCGGCTCAATTAGTCCAATTTTATCCCAGAGGAGGCAAAGTTTTAAGAGGATGTTTTACCCGGTTTCAACCCAAGGATACAGTCGCTTGGTTTGAGTCTCATGGGGTAAAGTTAAAAACCGAATCTGATGGGCGAATGTTTCCGATTACAGATGATTCTCAAACGATTATAGATTGTTTAATGAAAGTCGCTAGGGATGCGGATGTAATTCTTCGCACCGGTACGCCGGTTAAATCGGTTCGCCGGGAAGAGGGTTATTTTGAGGTAACATTAAAAACTAATGAGGTAATACCTTGCGATCGAGTTTTAATAGCGACAGGAAGTAACCCCTCTGGATATCGTTGGGCAAAAGAATTAGGACATACCATAGAAACTCCTGTTCCTTCTTTATTTACCTTTAATATTAGGGATTCTCGCTTAAAAGATTTAGCCGGAGTGAGTGTAGACAATGTTTCTCTTCGACTCTCACATTCAGGAAAAATTAAATTAGAACAAAACGGTGCTTTATTAATTACTCATTGGGGAATTAGTGGGCCTGGAGTTTTAAAATTATCCGCTTGGGGAGCGAGAATTTTACAGGAAAATCGTTATCAAATGCCATTAATTATTAATTGGCTTCCTGAGTATAATAGCGAATCTCTTCGTCAAGAAGTCTTAAAAACCAAGGAACAGTATTCTAAGCGAAAAATTTATAGGTTTTGTCCTTTTAATTTACCTAAACGTCTTTGGCAACGGTTACTCAGTTTGACGGGAATTAATGAGGATAGTCCTTGGGCTGACTTGTCAAAAAAAGCCTTAAATCAATTGGTTCAAGAATTAAATCAAGGAGTTTATCAAATAGAGGGGAAAGGGGTTTTTAAGGAAGAATTTGTCACCTGTGGGGGGGTAAGGTTAAAAGAGGTTGATTTTAAAACAATGGAAAGTAAAGTCTGTCCGGGGTTATTTTTTGCCGGCGAAGTCTTAGATATTGATGGGGTGACGGGAGGGTTTAATTTTCAAAGTGCTTGGACTACTGCTTGGTTAGCCGGTCAAAACATGGGGAAATTGATAAGTTAA
- a CDS encoding peptidase domain-containing ABC transporter: protein MQFSENIKQNQFNIHLLSSFLEINSLTKEQISKFEKDVEIINFKGGETLLNLAESSSNSSSQNIWIVVQGSVRLLAFSPKKQRQVSIQKLTIGDCFGGDDLFYDLVLPYQAVAGESGQIAKLSHENLESWLEQVPSVHQNWSTLVKNRQALIFFKTQTELQNLPSDQLQNLLPYIVEKQIAAGEILSEVTPYQSGRFWLRKGEIYNQPLGIGEAWGYPETVPTEWVSESPLWVYQLPQKDWENARKIAPIFAKGTQNETLSPSKPKIVASNGSSSPKIAPSAVIDPNLEPQKIEFPKPLKRRAGLSIGYPFIEQQSSSDCGAACLAMISQYWGKRFSLNFLRNLAGVGRSGASIKNLAKSAEKLGYQARPVRASLNTLLDQKNPWIAHWQGDHYIVVYRGRSDRLLIADPAVGKRSLSKAEFMAGWTGYALLLDPTEQLKRIPGQKPSLSRFIGLLFPYRSTGLQIILASFLIQIFGLVAPLFTQIILDQVVVNKSLTTLNVFALGVLIFGIWGIILTAVRQYFLSYLSNRLDLTLMSGFIRHTLLLPLRFFEDRHVGDILTRVNENQKIQRFLLNQVVLAWLDFLMGFVYLGLMLYYNWQLTLLIVALIPPILILTLAATPLLRHISREVFNKSADQNSALVETITGIATVKATAAEGELRWRWEDRLTQYLNSRFNSQKLGINLQAASGLINSLGSTALLWYGATLVIQDQLTIGQFVAFNMLIGKVLSPVLSLANLWDELQEVLISVERLDDIFSTAPEEVPGNPMLILPPLKGEVKFEKVSFRYDTDQERNTLENISFEVKAGQTIAIVGRSGSGKSTLVKLLQGLYLPDQGNIWIDGHDIRHVSPQSLRSQLGVVPQDCFLFSGTIVENITLYRPEYTLEQVVEVAKLAEAHGFIQGMPLGYNTKVGERGANLSGGQRQRIAIARALLGNPKILILDEATSSLDTESERRFQENLTSLRRNRTTFIIAHRLSTVHHADCILVLDRGILVEKGTHKELMNKKQLYYHLAQQQLAL, encoded by the coding sequence GTGCAATTCTCAGAGAATATAAAACAAAACCAATTTAATATACACTTACTTTCATCCTTTTTAGAAATTAACTCTTTAACCAAGGAACAAATTTCTAAGTTTGAAAAAGACGTTGAAATTATTAACTTTAAAGGGGGAGAGACTCTTCTAAATTTAGCCGAAAGTTCTTCTAATTCATCTTCACAAAATATTTGGATTGTTGTTCAAGGAAGTGTTAGACTGCTTGCTTTTAGCCCCAAAAAACAACGGCAAGTGTCTATCCAAAAATTAACCATTGGGGATTGTTTTGGGGGGGACGATCTTTTTTATGACCTCGTTTTACCTTATCAAGCTGTTGCAGGGGAATCCGGACAAATAGCTAAACTGTCTCATGAAAATTTAGAAAGTTGGTTAGAGCAAGTGCCCTCTGTGCATCAAAACTGGTCAACTCTGGTTAAAAATAGACAAGCTTTAATCTTTTTTAAAACCCAAACAGAATTACAAAACTTACCGAGTGACCAACTGCAAAACCTCCTCCCTTACATCGTCGAAAAACAGATTGCAGCCGGAGAAATTTTATCAGAAGTAACCCCCTATCAAAGTGGTCGTTTTTGGCTGCGAAAAGGAGAGATTTACAATCAACCCTTGGGAATAGGAGAGGCTTGGGGATATCCTGAAACCGTCCCCACCGAATGGGTTAGTGAGAGTCCGTTGTGGGTCTATCAATTACCGCAAAAAGACTGGGAAAACGCTCGAAAAATAGCCCCTATTTTCGCGAAAGGTACTCAAAATGAGACTTTATCTCCATCAAAGCCTAAAATCGTGGCCTCTAACGGCTCATCATCTCCCAAAATAGCCCCAAGTGCAGTCATTGATCCCAATTTAGAGCCTCAAAAAATAGAGTTTCCTAAACCCTTAAAACGTCGGGCTGGGTTATCGATAGGCTATCCGTTCATTGAACAACAGAGTTCATCAGACTGTGGGGCGGCTTGTTTGGCGATGATTAGTCAATATTGGGGGAAACGGTTTAGCCTTAATTTCCTCCGTAACTTAGCAGGAGTGGGTCGATCGGGGGCTTCAATCAAAAATTTAGCGAAATCGGCTGAAAAGTTGGGTTATCAAGCTCGTCCCGTTAGAGCAAGTTTAAATACTCTGTTAGACCAAAAAAATCCTTGGATAGCTCATTGGCAGGGAGATCATTATATTGTTGTTTATCGGGGAAGAAGCGATCGCCTGTTAATTGCCGATCCGGCAGTGGGGAAACGTTCCCTATCAAAGGCAGAATTTATGGCCGGTTGGACGGGATACGCTCTTTTACTCGATCCTACGGAGCAATTGAAGCGAATTCCGGGTCAAAAACCCTCCCTAAGTCGATTTATCGGCTTATTATTTCCCTATCGTTCTACAGGACTTCAAATTATCCTGGCTTCTTTTCTGATTCAAATCTTTGGGTTAGTCGCGCCTCTATTTACTCAAATTATTCTGGATCAAGTCGTTGTTAATAAAAGCCTAACCACTTTAAATGTATTTGCCCTTGGGGTTCTGATTTTTGGGATTTGGGGAATTATTTTAACGGCGGTTCGACAATATTTCCTCAGTTATTTATCGAATCGTCTCGATCTGACTTTAATGAGTGGTTTTATTCGTCATACTCTTTTATTACCCCTGAGATTTTTTGAAGATCGTCATGTAGGAGATATTTTAACGCGAGTTAATGAAAATCAGAAAATCCAGCGTTTTTTACTGAATCAAGTGGTACTAGCTTGGTTAGATTTTTTGATGGGATTTGTTTATTTAGGATTAATGCTTTATTACAATTGGCAATTAACCCTTTTAATCGTCGCCCTTATCCCTCCAATTCTGATTTTAACCCTTGCCGCTACCCCATTATTGCGTCATATTTCTAGAGAGGTATTTAATAAATCTGCTGACCAAAATTCTGCATTAGTAGAAACGATTACAGGAATTGCAACCGTTAAAGCCACCGCCGCCGAAGGGGAATTAAGATGGCGTTGGGAAGACCGTCTTACTCAATACCTCAATAGTCGATTTAATAGTCAAAAATTGGGGATTAATTTACAAGCGGCCAGTGGATTAATTAATTCTTTGGGTAGCACAGCTTTACTGTGGTATGGAGCAACTTTAGTGATTCAAGATCAATTAACGATTGGTCAATTTGTGGCTTTTAATATGTTAATTGGTAAAGTCCTTAGTCCTGTCCTTTCTTTAGCCAATCTTTGGGATGAATTGCAAGAAGTTTTAATTTCTGTAGAACGACTGGATGATATTTTTTCTACTGCGCCTGAAGAAGTCCCAGGAAACCCGATGTTAATCTTACCTCCTCTCAAAGGTGAGGTGAAATTTGAAAAAGTGAGCTTTCGTTATGACACCGATCAAGAACGCAATACCCTGGAAAATATTTCTTTTGAGGTCAAAGCCGGACAAACGATTGCTATTGTGGGTCGTAGTGGATCGGGTAAAAGTACGTTAGTTAAATTACTCCAAGGACTGTATTTACCGGATCAGGGGAATATTTGGATTGATGGTCATGATATTCGCCATGTTTCCCCTCAATCCTTGCGTTCACAATTGGGGGTTGTCCCTCAAGATTGTTTCCTATTTTCTGGGACAATTGTCGAAAATATTACCCTCTATAGACCAGAATATACATTAGAGCAAGTGGTTGAAGTTGCAAAACTTGCGGAAGCTCATGGCTTTATTCAAGGGATGCCCCTAGGATATAACACCAAAGTAGGAGAACGGGGAGCAAATTTATCTGGAGGACAACGACAACGAATTGCTATTGCTCGCGCTCTTTTAGGCAATCCAAAAATTCTCATTCTTGATGAAGCAACCAGTTCTTTAGATACAGAATCAGAACGACGTTTTCAAGAAAACTTAACCAGTTTGCGTCGGAATCGTACCACTTTTATTATTGCTCATCGTCTGTCAACGGTACATCATGCCGATTGTATTTTAGTTCTAGACCGAGGCATTTTGGTAGAAAAAGGAACTCACAAAGAACTGATGAATAAGAAACAACTTTATTATCATTTAGCTCAACAGCAATTAGCCCTTTGA
- a CDS encoding tetratricopeptide repeat protein encodes MAEPTKRKLIQRILIIVSGSAFLGLMVIPLMEVFKQDSSPTQQASTSSAQGQQLQQIAQGYEAVLKREPNNVSALQGLAEARLNLQDFSGAVEPVKKLHALDPANLQYIGVLTQLYQRNNDVTGAQELTPKVEKLAQSDPNNPQYIMILTQLYRQTNNTSESTKLENQVEKLVQADPNNPQYLQILAQLRLQANNLPGALETMKKLQQSYPEDEQLKVAIQKIEEAIKQQDQALPIPLPSPLNNE; translated from the coding sequence ATGGCTGAACCAACAAAAAGAAAACTTATTCAACGAATTTTAATCATCGTTTCAGGCTCGGCTTTTTTGGGGTTAATGGTCATCCCCCTTATGGAGGTTTTTAAACAAGATAGTTCTCCCACTCAACAAGCCTCAACCTCTTCCGCACAAGGACAACAATTACAACAAATCGCTCAAGGGTACGAGGCCGTTTTAAAACGAGAACCTAATAATGTTAGTGCCCTTCAAGGTTTAGCAGAAGCTAGGCTCAATTTACAAGATTTTTCAGGGGCGGTTGAACCCGTTAAAAAACTTCATGCTTTAGATCCGGCTAATCTCCAATATATAGGAGTTTTAACCCAACTTTATCAAAGAAATAATGATGTAACTGGGGCACAGGAATTAACTCCAAAAGTTGAAAAATTAGCCCAATCTGACCCCAATAACCCTCAATACATCATGATTTTGACTCAACTTTATCGCCAAACTAATAATACATCTGAGTCAACTAAATTAGAAAATCAAGTCGAAAAGTTGGTACAAGCTGACCCCAATAATCCTCAATATCTCCAAATTTTAGCTCAACTTCGTCTTCAAGCTAATAATTTACCAGGGGCACTAGAAACGATGAAAAAACTTCAACAGTCTTACCCTGAAGATGAACAATTAAAAGTGGCTATTCAAAAAATAGAAGAAGCGATCAAGCAACAAGATCAAGCCCTTCCTATTCCTCTTCCTTCCCCTTTAAATAATGAATAA